tttatacaatgtttatgagaaacttgtatttccaaatgggtgagtgggagcactatagcatttctggtgagtatatgttgttgacatattgttgatcggaaatgatgtagaatttctggaaagcataaagggttatttgaaaagtggttTTCAAGGGAaaccctggattaagctgcttgaacattgagcatcaagatctataaggatagatcaacaacgcttaatagtactttcaaacaagcacataccgtgacaagattttgaaggagttcaaaatagatcggcaaagaaggagttcttggctgtgttataaggtgtgaatattgagtaagactcaagacatgaccacgacagaagagagagaaaggacgaaggtcgtcccctatgcttcagacgcagGCTCTacggtatgctatgctgtgtaccgcacctgaagtgtgccttgccatgagtcagtcaaggggtacaggagtgatccaggaatggatcataggacagcggtcaaagttatccttagtaactagtggactaaggaattttctcgattatggaggtggtaaaagagttcgacgtaaagggttacgtcgatgcatacTTTGttactaatctggatgactatgagtagtaaaccggattcatatagtagaacagttatttggaatagttccaaatagcgcgtggtagctgcatctacaagatgacatagagatttgtaaaacacacatggatctgaaaggttccgacccgttgactaataacctctctcacaagcaagatatgatcaaaccccatgggtgttgaattcattacaatcacatactgatgtgaactagattattgactctagttcaagtgggagactattggaaatatgccctagaggcaataataaaatggttattattgtatttccttattcatgataattgtctatcgttcatgctataattgtattaactggaaaccgtaatacatgtgtgaatacatagaccacaacatgtccctagtgagactctagttgactagcttgttgattaatagatagttatggtttcctgaccatggacattagatgtcattgataataggatcacatcattaggagaatgatgtgatggacaagacccaatcctaagcatagcacaagatcgtgtagttcgtttgctaaagcttttctaatgtcaagtataatttccttagaccatgagattgtgcaactcccggataccgtaggaatgctttgggtgtgccaaacgtcacaacgtaactgggtggctataaaggtgcactacgggtatctccaaaagtgtctgttgggttggcacgaatcgagactgggatttgtcactccgtatgacggagaggtatctctgggcccactcggtaatgcatcatcataatgagctcaatgtgactaagtagttagtcacgggatcatgcattatggaacgagtaaagtgacttgccggtaacgagattgaatgaggtattgggataccgacgatcgaatctcgggccagtaacataccgattgacaaagggaattgcatacgggattgcttgaatccttgacatcgtggttcatccgatgagatcattttggaacatgtgggagccaacatgggtatccaggctgttggttattgaccggagaacgtctcggtcatgtctgcatggttcccgaacccgtagggtctacacacttaaggttcggtgacgctagagttgttatgggaaatagtatgtggttaccgaaggttgttcggagtcccagatgagatcccggacatgacgaggagctccggaatggtccggaggtgaagatcggtatattggacgaagggtattggagtccggaattgttccgggggtaccaggtgatgaccagcgtgtgcgaaaggggtttcggaggccccggcaagcgttggggggccttatgggccaaggggagagggcacatcagcccactaaggggctgagcgcccctcccaccccatctcacgtaaccaggagaggtgggggcaccacccctagggcagccgcccctcccggcttgggaggcaagtttcctagggggtgggggcgcccaaacccatctagggtttcccatgtggacgccgcccctcccctagggaaccctagggagcctccccctcctcccttccccctatatatagtgagggagagagagggcagccgcacccttcccctggcgcagcccctccctcttccaacacctcctcctcttccgtagtgcttggcgaagcccggagaaccacgagctccatcaccactatgccgtcgtgctgtcggagttctccctcaacttctcctctccccttgctggatcaagaaggaggagacgtccccgggctgtacatgtgttgaacgcggaggcaccgttgttcggtgcttagatcggattctgccgcgatctgaatcacttcgtgaacgactccactgaccgcgttcttgtaacgcgtccgcattgcgatcttcaagggtatgaagatgcactcccctctctctcgttgctagtctctccatagattgatcttggtgatgcgtagaaaattttgaatttctgctacgttccccaacaactgcttggtgatcagatacatttctCCACtatgtggtgcagagtgatccacctctggatataatctctcaaggtctcattcggtttctgcatgcaatgTTGTAATTCCGGCAAACCAACAGGTCCcttgcaggtgccctcaaatgttctggtaaacactcgggccaactcatccCAAGTGAGAATGCTTCCAAGGGCAAACTGATTCAGccaagctctggcagaaccttcgagcatcaaagggaggtgcttcatggccacctcatcactgCCGCCACCAatatgcacagccactcggtaatcctccaaCCAAGTGTCGGGCTTCGACTCTCCTGTAAACTTGCTGACGTCTGTCGCCAGTCTGAAGTTGTGAGGGATCTCAGCGGCTCGGATGGCTCTTCCAAAACACTCAGGGCCAGAAACGTGAACCCTGCTTCCACTGGACCTGTCTCTATCCAGCCCCTCTTTGTATGCTCTATTCCTACCGACCAAACCCTGTAGAAGGACTGACCTTGCATCAAACCCATGCTCTCTTGGGTCAactggaactctgcggtcattaCCATACGGGCGCCTGTCATCGTACCGCCGGGGTGCGTACGACCCGTCGTCCCTTGGAAGGGGTGAAGGCACTCGACAGTGATGCTCACGAGTGTACTCACGATCAAACTCTCAatgagctcttcccaggtgccGATCCCGACGGCGATCACGCTCTTTGCGCCACAAAGGTGACCCGGGACTGTGTGACGACTGGACTGTATCTGCCCTTACTGACTTGCTGTGGATCCTGTTCCGTGACTGGGAAACAACGGACTTCAGCTCTCCTACCGCTCGGAGCAGCGCTCAGATCTTTCCTAGCCCCTCCCAGCCTCTAAACGGGATGGCTGAATAGATTCTGCTATACGCGTAGCTGCTGCAAGATTCTGGATTGGTGTATAGAATACCTGAGGTTCAGGAGGAAACAATTATCATGGACATCGACTGGATTCAGAGATCAGTCGACGGGCACGttcgtcgagagaatgttggagattctccaaacgGGTGCGCTCAGCCAACATGGCCAGGCGCACCGCCTCTAAGGCCCGAGCCTCGGCGGTTTCCCCgatgatgggggtctggagggcCTCCACGTTGCGGCGCTGCAGCTCCTCCCTCTACTGCGAGTTGAGAGGTTGGGGCTCATACTCCTCGTGGTCGAATGACGCGCCATCACCGCCACCGTTGCCGCCGCTGCGGCAAAACCTAGGCGGGCTGCGACAGGAATCGACAATGAGGACTTCTGCCGCGGGGTCACAACTCCCACTCACGGAAAGAATATCCGCAGACCCAGTCGACATGTCAACTGGACCGCAGTGAAATTCGCCGGGCTCGATTGCTGGGACATGGGGGGCGGCTGTCTGGCGAGCCATCgcatgcctcacccatcgctggagccgcgACCGATCGGATCGCTTGCGGCGTTGTCCAGCGGAGTGAGTAGGGAACGTGAAAGCCgaccgatacggagtcgacggTTGTCATAGGAGGACGCCGCAGGCACTCGCATGGAAGTGCGAAGATCCGTGGATCGGGAGAGCCTCGACGTcgaggggagcttcctgaagccaggaGGAGTCGTCAGCGACGAAGTGAGCGCACCGAGTCGGAACTCGCGGCCCATGATCAAACCGCCGCCGGAaatcatgttgatgaagatcagaGAAAACACAACCTCCCCGGAAGTTGCTAAGAtgctttgccccatggtgggcgccaactgtcgtggtactaagtctgatagTAAGAATAGGGGGGTATGTATGAGGAGGCGAGGTCAAGGTACGgtgaggttgtacacacgagtttacgagtttaggcccctctcggaggaggtaaaagccctacatctcggtgccctgaggcggtcgactggaatatggatGTGTGTGtcacaaggggtgcgaacccttgtcccagaggagggggtggcttatatagagtgcgccaggaccccagccgtccCCCGTTACAGGGTTCGATGTACATTAAGATAGAGCGTTACTGATCACACCAGCTATAAAGTGTGTCATCAATGGTCTTTAAGACTATGGAGTGAATGCCTGACTGTTGCCATCCTGAGTGGctctaggtcttctgtactccAAGTGGTTCCCTGAATGGTCGAATGACTCCATCCAGGTCGAGCGAAATTGGAGGTATCCGAGTGagctgactggtcgagtggatcgcACTCGATGGCTTCAGTTGATACTCCTTGTTATATCTTGAACTTCCttgattctagggtagtgaccttgggtagggcgtataggtcaggtctatgaccctaccctaggtctatggcatcgtcaccaggagcgaggcccattggtcttgGTTCATATCTGGAACCGGGAGCAAAAGTGTcagtcgaaccgggaccaatggcccccgaggcccggccggagccctggcctcacgaaccgggactgatgcaccCTTTGGTCTCAGTTCGTGAGCGAACCTGAATTAATGCCCTTATCATGGCCTCAACCAaaaccctattttctactagtgggggGCAGGTGCCTAACTTCAGGAGGGCGCCAACCGTCGGGGATTTGGGAGGGAGAAGATACTGGACAGTCTACCCATTGCGGGTCATGGTCTGACATGGGATGCCGGATCTTGGCCTCGGTGGGGGAGGAGGATGGAAAGAGGGTAGCACGCTTCTGATTTTCCTCAAGTTAGGAGGGTGGTTTCGAGAACACCATCGTAATTAATTTGCAACTTAAAACATAAAACATGATTTCATTTGTGTCCTTGATATGTTTCACCGAGAAATGTTAGCACTTGGTTTTTGAAACATATATAATGGTCTTACAGGGAAAAAAAATATAACCGGGCATGTATGAGTCACCATTTTTTCATAAAAAAATTACAACAAGTAGCTGAGCGGTGAGCCGATCCCCACACTTGCAAGGATTGTCACCTCTCTCGGGCTGGCTCCTTGGACGCCGCAACCTTAATTGCATATATCAGATGGTGATTGCTATCGATTGAGCATTAGATGGACTTGGATGATGGTGAAAAATTGTTGTAGGCCTGGAACTTGAGCTTGCCACCGTACTCCTCGGGGAGCTGGGACTCGTCAATGGCGTCTCTAAGCGTGGCGTCGAGGTCCCTATCAGCGACGAACACAAACTTCTTCTTGGTCTTGTCATCAATAAAGGGGTACACCATCTTCCAGGCAGCCATGAATATGTAGGGCACGTGGATCAGTAACACCCGGCCCACCCTTTCCGGGTAATAGCTCTGCATGATGTCCAGCCCTGCCAGGTACCCCCGCATGTCGCAGTTCGCGTACCCCCATCCCTTCAGGTCTATCACTGCCGCAAACTTCTCCTGTCCTGCGGACAGCCTATAACGATTCAGACAAACCCATCAGTTAACCACTCGATCAATCTACTGTTAGCTAGCTAGTTAGCAGACTGTGAATGCATGCAAAACTGATGGATCTATCTGGGTCCATACCTGGTGCAGCTTTTCTCAAAAGCGTAGGCCACGTAGCGCTTGAGATCTTCGTGATCACCCCGGACGGGGAAGTGGCGCCCACCATAGAGATACGACATGGGGCGACCAAGACGGTCAAAACCCTGGTGGTGGTCCCTTCCCTTTGCGATCTCGCCCCGCACCTCGTCATCCGAGATAAAGCCATGGGGCATGGTGACACGCTTCCAGGCAAGGTACCGGAGAAGCATCGCCGACGCCTTCTTGATGTTGTGCTCCCGGGCACGCAGGAACCGCCGTAGCGCGAAGTCATCCTCCTCCTGCACACGAACGATAGCGATAGATGAACAATTGGATCATCATCCAGGTGTGCATACGTGATTGGAAGGCAGGTTCTATGAGGATGATCGATTGACAGAGATGCATCTATCAAGATGGGAGTGTTGGATATGGACTGACAAGAGACTGATGAACCACCCGTACGTCCTCTCCTCTCAAACACTAACAGCTAATTAAGCTAGCACAGCAACCTAGTTGACCCGTGCAGTTCACTCAAGGGGAAATTAATTGACCATGCATCCAGTGTGGTGTGATTGAACTGGTCGATCACGGCGAGGCGTACGTAGTCTACTTAGTCAGGCAAAAAGTTGACGAGGAATCTCAAGAGACGATGGATATTTTATGATGCCAAAAATGCAGGACCTACGGGTGGGATATACTTGTATGATGCGATACCTTTGCAGAGGGGTCCTGTGCCTCGACGACCTCCCTGAGCTCCGCCACCTTCTTCCACTCCGCCGCGTCACCGTCGCCGCCATGGCCATATTGGCGCTCATCAGTACCGCAATCCATATTGATCCCTGCTCCGATGGTGGCGCTTGATCTATATTGTGTTGGTGAGAGAGTGGCGAGAGGATGGATCGGTTCTTATAGCTGGAGAAGGCTTGGCCTTGGGGTGGTCAGTTGGGCTGTGAGGGAGTGAGTGAGGTGTCCCACTCCCATCTACTTCTTGATGGTGTATATTGATGGATTGGTTGACGCTGAAATGGACTTCAACCTGCTAGGAGTAATCTCctaacttcaaagctcatcacatcccgACCGCGAAACTTAGTTAGGACTTAGGACCCTGGCCGGTCTGTAAATCAAGATTGCTACCGCTCAGTCTATGAAAAAGATTCTTCCGTTTTGGCTCCATGTGTCAGAAAGCAGAAGCGCGTACGCATCAACTTATTTACTCGCCCGTGACACTAACATCATCATAGTAACATCTCTCGGCAGTTGCGTTAGTAACATGAACGTACAACACTCGCTTTCTTTGTTAttgataagggcatctccaatagattgtatgttagtcttgttggtaaattgtccatgtcatcaaccaacaagctatcatacaactactccaatgggttgtatctaagctatccaatagatgttgagaaaataaatgtgattgctctctatttcaccttggagcttgtgcaaaggttgttggttattctacatacaactttgctctctTTCCACATTTATTACATGCCATATCATCACTATGTCCTAGGTGGCAGATTTACCAACACCTATCTTACAGCTGTTGGAGATGCCTTAATAAGGAACTTGGCCACTTGGGAACTTAACAGTGAAGGTTAATGGCGGATGGAGACAGTACTAAACAAAACTACACAtaacttgagagagagagagagagagagagcttaggAAGATGCTATGAGCAGTGATGTGAGTGTGTCTCTTCGCCGAGAGCCAAAGCACGGGCACTCGACAAACGTACAGATGCCGAGAGCCATAGTCGGCAACCATGGCTTCACGGCAACTAGCTAACATTGCCGACACGAACTCACGGCGAACAAACAATGCACGGCAAGAGGCATAGACGCTGTGAGCACCACACGGCAAAGAGAAGCCACGTGGCATGCCCATTCGCAACTAACGGCGCCGTCACTTTCTGTTACCTATACCAAGAGCCGCGATGGTTCGGTCAGCAAAAGTATGTCACAGAAAcattcaaacctgacatgtggtccAAGTGGTCCCAATTATCAGTAAAACACACTGTTTTAAATAGCCcgcctatagctccgctatagcacgctatagcgtttacaaaagATCTTGCGCTAAGAAACTTTGGTCCAAACAAAggaacaaacattttaaatagcgcgctatagctccgctatagcgcgctatagcatttggaagaggtccgccgctaagatgcttagtgcgctatttaaaactatggtaAAACTAAAACATTCAAATTATTTGTTAATTTTTTAAAAAGAATAATATGATGCGTTGTCTTTAGCGAGAGGTTCCTTCTTACCGCTCGGTATACGACCATTGACGGAAACCTTCAAACATGACCTATGGGCCCAAGTGTCCCATATGACAGTTGAAATTTTATCGAGTGTTACAGCTCTTGGAAAAGAGTGGCACAACTGTAGTAGTTAAAGTGCTCAGATGACCCTTTTCCAAAAGGGGCCCTTGGAAAAGAACGCGCAACAGTAGTTAAAGTGCTCAAGCGACCCCTCTGAGAGCAGCGCTCGTGAATGGCTCTGTTTCCGAGTGTGGCTCTCGGAAATGTGTCCCATTGCTTCTGTTGTCAAACTGTTTCTTATCTAATCCCTA
Above is a window of Triticum dicoccoides isolate Atlit2015 ecotype Zavitan chromosome 5B, WEW_v2.0, whole genome shotgun sequence DNA encoding:
- the LOC119306798 gene encoding phosphatidylinositol transfer protein 3-like codes for the protein MDCGTDERQYGHGGDGDAAEWKKVAELREVVEAQDPSAKEEDDFALRRFLRAREHNIKKASAMLLRYLAWKRVTMPHGFISDDEVRGEIAKGRDHHQGFDRLGRPMSYLYGGRHFPVRGDHEDLKRYVAYAFEKSCTRLSAGQEKFAAVIDLKGWGYANCDMRGYLAGLDIMQSYYPERVGRVLLIHVPYIFMAAWKMVYPFIDDKTKKKFVFVADRDLDATLRDAIDESQLPEEYGGKLKFQAYNNFSPSSKSI